The following coding sequences lie in one Arachis hypogaea cultivar Tifrunner chromosome 4, arahy.Tifrunner.gnm2.J5K5, whole genome shotgun sequence genomic window:
- the LOC112795332 gene encoding uncharacterized protein: MAIVLRFVTLDGFVKERFFDLVHVTDTCATTLKKELISVLSHYNLQVENIRSQGYDGASNMRGEWNGLQVLFLKDSPQAYYVHCFAHRLQLALVAASREVLQIHEFFTQLNSIVTIVSASSKRHDQLQETQAIENANLVAQNELETGKGVNQISTLQRAGDTRWSSHFNSICSLVKMFTATNIVLNNIIEDGTTCAQKGDAYGVSKILLSFEFVFTLHLMKEIMGITNVLCQALQQQSQDILNAIHIVYTSKLLLQQLRDGGWCNFLANVKDFCEKYEIEVPNMSAQYVFGRGRSRQPSVTVEHHYRIDVFLTTIDSQIQELNSRFNEQTIELLTLSCALDPKDNFKSFNIEEISKLAEKFYPLDFPSNELNILKSQLQHYQHDIPNHLKGIGTLFELCNKLQETEKSRAYHMVDRLIRLVLTLPVSTATTERAFSAMKIIKTRLRSKIADEFLADNLARREEELRGRRNPNLKEIGRDSAETSSLWLPEKAIGVTVDPLLEAACNTPPHRALRLSRKADVAMYYDL, from the exons ATGGCCATTGTTTTGAGATTTGTTACTCTAGATGGTTTTGTTAAAGAGAGATTTTTTGATCTTGTGCATGTCACTGATACTTGTGCAACAACTTTAAAGAAAGAATTGATTTCTGTCCTTTCTCATTATAATCTCCAAGTTGAAAATATTAGGAGTCAAGGGTATGATGGTGCTAGCAACATGCGGGGTGAGTGGAATGGTTTGCAAGTTTTGTTTCTTAAAGATTCTCCACAAGCATACTATGTGCATTGTTTTGCTCATAGGTTACAATTAGCATTGGTGGCAGCTTCAAGAGAGGtacttcaaattcatgaattttttacGCAATTAAATTCTATTGTCACTATTGTTAGTGCTTCTTCAAAAAGACATGATCAATTACAAGAAActcaagcaattgaaaatgcAAACTTGGTTGCTCAAAATGAATTAGAAACAGGCAAAGGTGTGAATCAAATAAGCACTTTACAAAGAGCTGGGGATACTCGATGGAGctctcactttaattctatttgcagTTTGGTAAAAATGTTTACTGCTACCAATATTGTTCTCAATAATATCATTGAAGACGGGACAACTTGTGCACAAAAAGGTGATGCTTATggtgttagtaaaatattattgtcatttgaatttgttttcacTTTGCACTTGATGAAAGAGATTATGGGAATCACTAATGTTCTTTGCCAAGCACTGCAACAACAATCTCAAGATATTCTTAATGCAATACATATTGTTTATACATCAAAGTTACTTCTTCAACAATTAAGAGATGGTGGATGGTGCAATTTTCTTGCAAATGTTAAAGATTTTTGTGAAAAATATGAAATTGAAGTCCCTAATATGAGTGCACAATATGtttttggaagaggtcgatctcgTCAACCAAGTGTGACAGTTGAGCATCATTATCGAATAGATGTATTCTTGACAACAATTGACTCTCAAATACAAGAGTTGAATAGTAGATTTAATGAGCAAACAATAGAGCTTTTGACTTTGAGTTGTGCTTTGGATCCTAAGGACAATTTCAAATCATTTAATATTGAAGAAATCAGCAAGTTAGCAGAGAAGTTTTATCCCCTTGACTTTCCTTCTAATGagctaaatattttgaaatctcaGTTGCAACATTATCAGCATGATATACCAAATCATTTGAAAGGCATTGGTACACTTTTTGAATTGTGCAACAAGTTGCAAGAAACGGAAAAATCAAGAGCTTATCACATGGTTGATAGATTAATACGTCTTGTTTTGACTCTACCAGTGTCTACAGCAACAACAGAAAGAGCTTTTTCAGCAATGAAAATTATTAAGACAAGACTCCGAAGTAAAATAGCTGATGAATTTCTTGCAGACAACTTG GCTCGCCGTGAAGAGGAGTTGAGAGGGAGGAGAAACCCGAACTTGAAGGAGATAGGACGCGATAGTGCTGAGACATCGTCGTTGTGGTTGCCGGAGAAGGCCATCGGAGTCACTGTCGACCCGCTGTTGGAGGCTGCGTGTAACACCccaccacacagagccttacgcttaagtcgtaaggCAGATGTGGCGATGTATTATGACCTCTAG
- the LOC112794452 gene encoding mogroside I-E synthase-like, with product MAIKPHCLVLSFPGQGHINPMIQLSKLLVHEGVKVTLATTCFYSKTLQNVPPYISLESISDGFYNGGLGEAGTFKAYLARFWQVGPPSLVDLIEKLTKLGNPIDCIIYDSALPWALDVAKRFGIVGASYFTQNTAVNSIYYHVQLGKIKVPLIESEISLPSMPKLQLSDMPSFFNNCHDDEDLAVLGLATGQFSNLDTADWVLCNSFYELDKEVADWTMKIWPKFRTIGPNIPSVFLDKRIKDDEDYGAAAFKSEEECMEWLDNKPNGSVVYVSFGSLVPLDEEQMREIAYGLRNSNHYFLWVVRTSEEIKLPKDFAKKSEKGLVVTWCSQLKVLAHESVACFVTHCGWNSTLETLSLGVPTIVVPQWSDQITNAKYMVDVWKVGIRVPIDEKKIVKSEALRDCIKEMMECEKGKEMKNNAMQWKSLVLRAVSDGGGGSSHRNMIEFVNSFFPSEVTCPKLEITS from the exons ATGGCTATCAAACCGCATTGTTTGGTGTTATCATTCCCAGGTCAAGGCCACATAAACCCCATGATTCAGTTGTCAAAGCTCTTGGTACATGAAGGGGTGAAAGTAACACTAGCCACCACATGTTTTTACTCCAAAACCTTACAAAATGTGCCACCTTACATATCACTTGAATCAATCTCTGATGGGTTTTACAATGGTGGGTTGGGTGAAGCTGGAACCTTTAAGGCCTATTTGGCCCGGTTTTGGCAAGTGGGCCCACCCTCCCTTGTTGATCTTATAGAAAAACTTACTAAATTGGGAAACCCAATAGATTGCATTATCTATGATTCAGCGTTGCCGTGGGCATTAGATGTAGCCAAAAGGTTTGGCATAGTAGGTGCTTCTTACTTCACTCAAAATACGGCTGTGAATAGCATATATTATCATGTTCAATTGGGAAAGATTAAGGTTCCTCTCATTgagagtgaaatttcacttcctTCTATGCCTAAACTTCAACTTTCTGACATGCCTTCTTTCTTCAACAATTGTCATGATGATGAAGATTTGGCTGTGCTTGGCTTGGCAACGGGTCAATTCTCCAACCTTGACACAGCTGATTGGGTCCTATGCAATTCATTTTATGAGCTGGACAAGGAG GTGGCTGATTGGACAATGAAAATTTGGCCAAAATTTAGAACCATTGGACCAAATATTCCCTCTGTATTTTTGGACAAACGAATTAAAGATGATGAAGATTATGGAGCTGCAGCAttcaagagtgaagaagaatgcaTGGAATGGCTAGACAATAAACCAAATGGATCGGTTGTGTATGTCTCGTTTGGGAGCTTGGTTCCTCTTGATGAAGAACAAATGAGAGAAATAGCATATGGTCTAAGAAATAGTAATCATTATTTTTTGTGGGTGGTTAGAACCTCTGAAGAGATTAAACTTCCAAAAGATTTTGCAAAGAAATCAGAGAAGGGTTTGGTAGTAACATGGTGCTCCCAATTGAAAGTACTAGCTCATGAATCTGTGGCATGTTTTGTAACACATTGTGGTTGGAACTCTACATTGGAAACTTTAAGTTTAGGAGTTCCAACTATTGTAGTGCCACAATGGTCTGATCAAATCACAAATGCAAAGTATATGGTTGATGTTTGGAAAGTGGGAATTAGAGTTCCCATTGATGAGAAAAAGATTGTGAAGAGTGAAGCATTGAGGGATTGCATAAAGGAAATGATGGAGTGTGAGAaaggaaaagagatgaagaataaTGCCATGCAATGGAAATCTTTGGTTCTCAGAGcagttagtgatggtggtggtggaagtTCCCATAGAAACATGATAGAATTTGTAAATAGCTTCTTTCCCTCAGAAGTTACATGTCCTAAATTAGAAATTACTTCCTAA